The sequence below is a genomic window from Lysobacter capsici.
ACCAAGCCCAGATGCACCACATTCTCGCCGCGGAAATACGGCGATTGCCCGCGCATGTCCGACAGCGCCATCGGTCCGTGGCCGGTGGCCAATCCCAGGTCGAGTCCGGCCGCGGTGAAATAGCCCTGATAACGTCGACGATCGCGCACGAACGAGAAATCGTCGTGCGCATCGACGAAGGCCAATCCGTAGCGGCCGCGTTGCTTCAAGGCCAGACCGCTGCCCAGCAGCACGCTGCAATCGCCGCCGAGCACCAGCACGAACTGCCCGCGCTGCAACCAAGGCGAAAGACGATCGGCGAGGGTCTGACTGTATTCGGCGATCGCCGCACCGTTGCGGAAACCGGTCGCGTGATCGGGCTCGGGCGAATACGCCGGCGCCGCGACCCGGCCGCCATCGTGCGCGCGCAGACGCGGCAGCAGACCGGTTGCGCGCAGCGCGTCGGGCATGCGCCGCACACCGGGCTCCGCGCCGGGCCGAGGCGGGCGCAGGCCGAGATTGCTCGGCGCATCGATAAGCACGAGGGTCGATGGGGTCGGCATGGGGGTCTCGGGTTCGGGTCGAGCAGGCCCGGTAGATGCGTCCACGGGCGCATCCAAGGCTGCGCAAGCACAGGCGGCGAGCGCCGCGCATAACAGCCAGGCACCGAACAGCGACCGTTCGCGGATGGAGCGCATGCCGATAACCTTTAAATGGTTTTTCAAAGGTTATTGATTCGAACCAAAACCTGTCAATTCGTTTTTGACAGTTACCGACCGACGGTCGCGGCGATCCGGCTGCCGCGCGCCACCGGCAAAGCCGGCGCAGTGCGGTAGCATTTCCGCCGATCCGCGCCGCCCGGCGCCACCCAGGAAGATCGATGGCAATCGCACTGAATCGGCGCGCCGCGCCACGGCTCGGACCGGCGCTGGCTGGGTTGGGTCTGCTCGTGGCCGCCGCCGCGCTGATACCGGCGCACAGCGCAGCGCTCGAACCGGTGCTGCAGGCGCCGGTCGAAGCGCGCGTGCCGTGGGCGCCGGCCGCGGTCGCGGCCACCGACGGCGCCGGCCACCTCGCCTACGAACTGCACCTGAGCAACTTCTACCGCGACACCGGCGTGCTGCGGCTCAAGCGTCTGACCGTGTACGCCGACGACGGCGACACCCCGCTCGCGGATTTTCAGGGCGAAGCCCTGCAGCGCATCGCTATTCCGCGCGCGCCCGAGGGCGCCAAGCCCGAGGACGGCGTCGCGATCGGCGGCGGCCTGCGCGGCGAGGCGTTCGTCTGGCTGACCCTGCCGGCCGGACGCCCTGCGCCGACGAGCCTGCGCCACCGCATCGAATTCGAAACCACGAAAGGTGCGAAACTGTGGGTCGACGGCGCGCGGGTCGCGCTCGCCACCGCCGCGCCGGTCGTCCTCGGCCCGCCCTTGCGCGGCGGCCAATGGCTCGCCTACGAAGGCCCGTCGAATTCGCAATCGCATCACTGGGGCAGCCTGGTCGCGGCCAATGGCGAGGTCACCATCCCGCAGCGCTATGCGCTCGATCTGATCGGCCTGGATGCGCACGGCCATGCCATTCGCGAGGGCGCCGGCGAG
It includes:
- a CDS encoding arginase family protein yields the protein MPTPSTLVLIDAPSNLGLRPPRPGAEPGVRRMPDALRATGLLPRLRAHDGGRVAAPAYSPEPDHATGFRNGAAIAEYSQTLADRLSPWLQRGQFVLVLGGDCSVLLGSGLALKQRGRYGLAFVDAHDDFSFVRDRRRYQGYFTAAGLDLGLATGHGPMALSDMRGQSPYFRGENVVHLGLVVTDEDRRDYEFESFERSGIHSIDADTIRRDGARQAGQRARTRLEAMPTQGYWIHVDADVLAERVMPAVDSPNPDGLDFEQLRALLASLLASPKAIGMELTIFDPDLDPDGTLARRLSDAVVGAFEDSGRLRE
- a CDS encoding M23 family metallopeptidase, with translation MAIALNRRAAPRLGPALAGLGLLVAAAALIPAHSAALEPVLQAPVEARVPWAPAAVAATDGAGHLAYELHLSNFYRDTGVLRLKRLTVYADDGDTPLADFQGEALQRIAIPRAPEGAKPEDGVAIGGGLRGEAFVWLTLPAGRPAPTSLRHRIEFETTKGAKLWVDGARVALATAAPVVLGPPLRGGQWLAYEGPSNSQSHHWGSLVAANGEVTIPQRYALDLIGLDAHGHAIREGAGEPRKTKHADWIGYGADVLAVADGIVRVARDGEGEHAPLSPQSEPSALSADTLYGNYVILEIAPQTYVHYAHLQRGSVAVKTGERVRRGQSLGRLGQSGNTGGPHLHLHVSNAPTFEQSEGLPFVFDAFSYSGTRSIDQVLDSTSAFDARPQARQAQMPLDNAVIGFDLKP